In Solanum pennellii chromosome 3, SPENNV200, a single window of DNA contains:
- the LOC107015266 gene encoding probable NADH dehydrogenase [ubiquinone] 1 alpha subcomplex subunit 5, mitochondrial yields the protein MFLRRIARPLMMMAKVKETTGIVGLDVVPNAREVLINLYRKTLEEIKAVPEDEGYRKAVESFTRHRLSVCQEEADSEMIEKRLGCGQVEELIEEAQDELKLIGHMNEWKPWGIPDDYECEVIENDAPVPKHVPLHRPGPLPEEFYNTLETVTSGKLETSKKDEPAIASGESQSK from the exons ATGTTTCTCCGAAGAATAGCGAGGCCATTGATGATGATGGCGAAAGTGAAGGAGACGACGGGGATCGTAGGTCTTGATGTTGTGCCAAATGCGAGGGAAGTTCTGATTAATCTTTACAGGAAAACCCTAGAGGAGATCAAGGCTGTGCCGGAGGACGAGGGATACCGGAAAGCCGTGGAAAGCTTTACACGCCACCGTCTTAGTGTCTGTCAGGAGGAAGCAGATTCGGAAATGATCGAGAAGCGGCTTGGTTGTGGCCAGGTTGAAGAGTTAATTGAGGAAGCTCAGGATGAGCTTAAGCTCATCGGCCACATGAACG AGTGGAAACCTTGGGGTATTCCCGATGATTATGAGTGTGAAGTTATAGAAAATGATGCTCCAGTGCCCAAGCACGTTCCCCTTCATCGTCCTGGTCCTCTTCCTGAGGAGTTTTATAATACGCTAGAGACTGTTACTTCTGGCAAATTGGAGACTTCAAAGAAAGATGAACCTGCAATTGCATCAGGTGAATCACAATCAAAGTAG
- the LOC107015090 gene encoding protein SGT1 homolog — protein MASDLETRAKEAFIDDHFELAVDLYTQAITLSPKNPELFADRAQANIKLNYFTEAVVDANKAIELDPTMSKAYLRKGLACMKLEEYQTAKAALEIGASLAPGELRFSKLMKECDEHIAEEAGELPNLSVDKTSASVVAHPTSELSDNVAIAPEGAQPTVNQSHQGSAAKPKYRHEFYQKPEEVVVTIFAKGIPAKNVVVDFGEQILSVSIDVPGEETYSFQPRLFGKITPAKCRYEVMSTKIEIRLAKAELLHWTSLEYTTEPVVIQRPIVSSAAPRPSYPSSKLRNVDWDKLEAEVKKEEKDEKLDGDAALNKFFRDIYQDADEDTRRAMMKSFVESNGTVLSTNWKEVGTKKVEGSPPDGMELKKWEI, from the exons ATGGCGTCCGATCTGGAGACTAGGGCTAAAGAGGCATTCATCGACGACCACTTTGAACTCGCCGTTGACCTCTACACTCAAGCCATAACGCTGAGCCCTAAGAACCCTGAACTTTTCGCCGACCGTGCTCAGGCCAATATCAAACTCAACTACTTCACTG AAGCTGTTGTTGATGCGAACAAGGCCATTGAGTTGGATCCTACTATGTCAAAAGCATATTTGCGCAAGGG GTTGGCCTGTATGAAGCTTGAAGAATACCAAACTGCAAAGGCAGCTTTGGAAATTGGTGCCAGTTTAGCACCAGGAGAGTTAAGATTCAGTAAGCTAATGAAAGAATGTGATGAACATATTGCAG AGGAAGCTGGCGAATTGCCTAATCTGTCGGTGGATAAAACCTCAGCTAGTGTTGTTGCACATCCTACATCTGAGTTATCGGACAATGTTGCTATTGCGCCTGAAGGTGCTCAACCAACGGTCAACCAGTCCCATCAAGGATCTGCTGCCAAACCAAAATACAG ACATGAATTTTATCAGAAACCAGAGGAGGTGGTGGTGACTATATTTGCCAAGGGCATACCAGCCAAGAATGTTGTTGTTGACTTTGGTGAACAAATA CTTAGTGTTAGTATTGATGTGCCAGGTGAAGAAACTTATTCTTTCCAGCCTAGGTTGTTTGGCAAG ATAACACCTGCAAAATGCAGATACGAAGTGATGTCTACCAAAATTGAGATCCGCCTTGCGAAAGCTGAGCTGTTACACTGGACATCTCTCGAGTATACAACGGAACCTGTTGTAATTCAGAGGCCTATTGTGTCATCAG CTGCCCCGCGGCCCAGTTATCCTTCCTCAAAACTGAGAAATGTAGATTGGGATAAACTAGAAGCTGAAGTGAAAAAAGAG gaaaaagatgaaaaattggATGGAGATGCAGCATTGAACAAATTTTTCAGAGACATTTACCAAGATGCTGACGAGGACACCAGAAGAGCCATGATGAAATCCTTT GTGGAATCTAATGGGACTGTTTTGTCGACAAACTGGAAAGAAGTTGGCACAAAGAAGGTTGAAGGAAGCCCTCCGGATGGCATGGAGCTGAAGAAATGGGAGATCTAG
- the LOC107012347 gene encoding trafficking protein particle complex subunit 1, with the protein MQFFGGSEISPSPPPPTVSGNNAHMLYVFNRNGVCLLYREWNRPLKTLNPQQDHKLMFGLLFSLKSLTAKMDPTSTEKGNLGVPQLPGQGCSFHSFRTNTYKLSFMESPSGIKIILVTHPRTGDLRESLKYIYNLYVEYVVKNPLYSPGAPIKCELFNSTLDQYVRGVG; encoded by the exons ATGCAGTTCTTCGGAGGATCAGAGATCAGTCCATCGCCACCGCCGCCGACAGTATCAGGAAATAATGCACATATGCTGTATGTATTCAATAGGAACGGAGTGTGTCTTCTTTACAGGGAATGGAATCGGCCTCTTAAGACTTTAAACCCTCAGCAGGACCATAAGCTCATGTTTGGTTTGCTCTTCTCTCTCAAATCTTTGACCGCTAAGATGGATCCCACAAG TACGGAAAAAGGTAATCTTGGGGTGCCGCAATTACCTGGACAAGGATGTTCGTTTCACAGCTTTCGGACTAATACATATAAACTCAGTTTCATGGAAAGTCCATCTGGAATAAAG ATCATCCTTGTCACACATCCTAGGACTGGTGATCTAAGGGAATCTTTGAAGTATATTTACAATTTGTATGTTGAATATGTGGTGAAGAATCCGCTCTACTCCCCAGGGGCTCCTATCAA GTGTGAGCTATTTAATTCTACCCTCGATCAGTATGTCAGAGGCGTTGGATAA
- the LOC107012899 gene encoding ABC transporter G family member 4: protein MEIESSPPLKTYKLTASSIGYSKSTTISPALLFKPCETPPPINILKNISFTAYPSQILAIVGPSGAGKSTLLDILAAGTSPTSGTLLLNSLPLHSPSTFRKLSAYVPQHDCSLPQLTVSEAFAFSARLLNPKLNDVSCIVDSLLAELRLTHLAHTRLAHGLSGGERRRVSIGLSLLHDPAILLLDEPTSGLDSNSALNVMQTLRSITDSRQRTVLLSIHQPSFKILATIDKILLLSKGTVVHHGTLSSLEEFLLENGFTVPPQLNSLEYAMEMLSQLNDKKPITPISSPHQNPTTTPVPEAKTGEIKYRSSRLHEIAVLYSRFWKIIYRTKQLLLTNTLQALGVGLVLGTIYINVGFGKAGIEKRFGLFAFTLTFLLSSTTETLPIFINERPILLRETSSGVYRLSSYLIANTLVFLPYLLVIAILYSISLYFLVGLCYSWQAFTYFVLTIWVIVLMANSFVLFLSSVAPNYIAGTSLVTLLLAGSFLFSGYFITKETMPKFWTMLHYLSMYKYGLDALLINEYSCLVAKCLIWYDEKNRVCMVSGSDVLDKRGLHENERWTNIYILIGFFVFYRLLWLIVLIRRVSTSKK, encoded by the coding sequence ATGGAAATTGAATCATCTCCTCCACTTAAAACATATAAACTAACAGCTTCTTCAATAGGCTATTCGAAATCAACCACGATTTCTCCTGCCTTGTTATTTAAGCCTTGTGAAACACCACCACCAATTAATATCTTGAAAAACATCTCTTTCACTGCTTATCCTTCTCAGATTCTTGCTATTGTTGGTCCGAGTGGGGCGGGAAAATCGACGTTACTCGACATTTTAGCAGCTGGAACTTCGCCTACAAGTGGCACTCTTCTCTTAAACTCTCTTCCCCTTCATAGTCCTTCTACTTTCCGCAAGCTCTCAGCTTATGTCCCTCAACATGATTGTAGTCTTCCGCAGCTCACTGTCTCGGAAGCTTTTGCCTTCTCGGCCCGTCTACTCAACCCGAAACTCAATGACGTTTCGTGCATTGTGGATTCTCTTCTGGCTGAGCTCAGGCTTACACATTTGGCTCATACAAGGCTTGCTCATGGCCTCTCGGGTGGAGAACGAAGACGTGTTTCGATTGGTTTGAGTCTACTTCATGACCCTGCAATCTTACTTCTTGATGAACCAACATCAGGTCTTGATAGTAATTCGGCTTTGAATGTAATGCAGACACTCAGATCAATCACCGACTCGCGTCAACGTACCGTGCTGTTGTCTATTCATCAACCAAGTTTCAAGATTCTTGCCACCATAGATAAAATCCTGTTGCTATCAAAAGGAACTGTTGTCCATCATGGTACATTATCATCTCTTGAAGAGTTTTTGCTTGAAAATGGCTTCACTGTCCCCCCACAACTCAATTCTCTTGAATATGCCATGGAAATGCTCAGCCAACTCAATGATAAAAAACCCATTACACCAATAAGTTCACCCCATCAAAATCCCACCACCACCCCTGTTCCTGAGGCTAAAACAGGGGAAATCAAGTATAGAAGTTCAAGATTACATGAAATAGCTGTTTTGTACAGCAGATTCTGGAAAATAATTTACAGAACAAAGCAGTTACTTTTAACAAACACCTTACAGGCATTAGGAGTTGGTCTTGTTTTAGGTACAATTTACATCAATGTTGGATTTGGTAAAGCTGGAATCGAGAAAAGATTCGGACTTTTCGCTTTCACTCTCACTTTCCTTCTCTCTTCCACAACTGAAACTCTCCCAATCTTCATAAACGAAAGACCCATTTTACTAAGAGAAACTTCAAGTGGGGTTTATCGATTATCTTCCTATCTCATCGCAAACACACTAGTTTTCCTCCCTTACTTACTAGTCATCGCGATCTTGTACTCAATTTCACTTTATTTCTTAGTGGGTCTTTGTTATTCATGGCAAGCATTCACATACTTCGTTTTAACAATTTGGGTCATCGTCTTAATGGCAAACTCATTCGTCCTCTTCTTAAGCTCTGTTGCACCAAATTACATCGCCGGAACTTCGCTCGTAACTCTACTCCTCGCCGGATCTTTCTTGTTTTCCGGCTACTTCATTACGAAGGAGACGATGCCTAAATTCTGGACAATGCTGCATTATTTGTCCATGTACAAGTATGGGTTAGATGCATTGTTGATCAATGAGTATTCTTGCCTTGTCGCCAAGTGTTTGATATGGTACGATGAGAAAAACAGAGTGTGTATGGTGAGTGGAAGTGATGTTTTGGACAAAAGAGGACTCCATGAAAATGAAAGATggacaaatatatatatcttgatTGGGTTCTTCGTATTCTATCGATTGCTTTGGTTGATTGTATTGATTAGAAGAGTTTCAACATCAAAAAAGTGA